Within Alcaligenes sp. SDU_A2, the genomic segment GGCGTACAAGCCATGCGTTCTAGCGTTCTGGTTGCCCTTGTGGGTAATCTCTGCTTTGCCGCCATGCATGCGGCACCGCCCATTGCCCATCGCCCTGCTTTGGCACGGCTGGCCGCTGCGGGTTTTTGCGCCGCACTTGGCCATTTCTCATCCTCGCAGATTGCATGGGGTGTTTTGCCACCCCAAAAAAGAAACCGCCCGAAGGCGGCAAAAGCTTAAGACCCAGACGTTCTGGCGGAAGATTGCCTTGCTGCTCGGCGGACAGCTCTCGCGGCCCGGCGAGGCGAAGTTCGTCCACGCATATCGCACTCCTAAATCAAAGAGACAGCCCGGCATAGTCTTTAGCAACCCTAGGCTCGGTCTTGCCAAGATCGACTCGCGGCAAATCCACGCCCATCAGCTTAGCGACCTCATCGCCGGGCAAATACTTGTCGCCAAACTGAATCCAATTCATAGCCGCCAGGAAGCGATCTTTTTGCTCCCTGGTTTTGAAGCACATCGCAAACCAATACTCAGAGTCCGTCACGTTCTGGAAACGGTCATTCTCGGCCTTGGCTCTTTCGCGAAAGCCGCGCTTGACCTCGTCAAGATCTGCCAGCGAGTCGGCCTCAGCATCGCCTGTCGGGGTCGGCATACTCACCAGCTTAGGATTTCTGCGGGCTGCTTTCTTAGCTGCTACCGATACCCGGGTTTGCTGAGCCTTCAGCCTTGCCGCTGCCTTAATCGCCTCTTTATCAATCATGCCGCCAGCCTCTCGAAACGGAACAACTCCAACTCTGCTAATGGAAACATTTCCAGAACGCGCTGATAATCACGCGGGAAATGCCGCTTCATTGGACCCAAGAACCGCACATCCATGCCATCGAATGTGCGGCCAAAAACACGGTAGTCGGGAGCCAGTTTGACGCCCGCATGGCGAAACTCACGCAGCAAGTCAGATTTTCTCCAGTCCCATACCGGGTGATATTTCAATCCGTTCTGGCTGATCGGCCCATGAGTTTTGATCGCCACCAGGCGCATGGGCGAGTCAGCTGCGCGCACGCCTGTGGCATAAAGCATATCCGCCGGCAAGCCGTGATCCTGACGAACCACCTGGAATACCTGCTCATAGGTGTGATCAGGCAATCCAGCCTGCTCAACAACTACACACTGCTCAGGCGGTCGGAAAATATGTTCATTCAACCAACGGTGCAGGCTCGGGTGCGGCATCTGGATAATGCGCTCTCCGAAAAATTGCTCATAGTAGTCGATGGACTCCTGAACAAACCCTAGCCCAGGCACCAGATACATGTAGACAGGTATCACGCGGTCAAAATGCGGGCGAATACGCAGCCAAGCTGCGACAGCGTCTTTGCCCAGCGAAAATGCCAGCAATGTCTGGCTCTGCCTGGAGCGAATCTCGCGGATGGTATCCGCCCCGGATAGAACATGAGAACTCATAACACACGCCCAAATAGGAACAATGATCCTATTTATATTCTATTATCGCGCGATTTACAACTACAATGTTCCGCATGATCCCAGATGCTGAAAACTCCTCACCCGCTACCCCGGACTATATTCGCTCGCTCATCCAGAAAACCGGGAGGCCGGCCACCTGGTGCGCAGCACGAGTCGGGATCACCGACCGATATCTACGCGAGCTCACCAGCGGAAACCGTCAGGCCAGCTACTCCCTGCAATTCACCCTGGAATCCCTCGCGCACGAAATGGAGCAATTGCGCCTCGCCGCCCAGCAGCATGCACACATGAAAAAATAAAACCCGCCGATCTTTCGATGGGCGGGCCTGATTCAAATCCTATAGGCACAGTTGTGCTGCTGATAATGTAATGGTTCTTGAAATGGTTTTCCAGAGCCTGATGTTATGCTTTGTGCCCACCACCAATCTGCGTGGGCGCCATTCCCCACTTCGCTGCGGTTCGATTGGATATGTCCTGTTGACTCCAGGTCGCGTAACACACGCCACACTCCGGTGCGAATTACCGCCCGCCGTTTCTGATCGGCATTGCCGCCTATGTAATTGATGATCTGCCTCATCTTGAAACGACGCCCTGGATACGCCGCCAGCAGATCAATCACCTCCGACGCATACTTCACAGCAACACCTCCTTTTCTACCTTGGCCCTAAATCCTTCCAGGTGCCGTTTGTAATCCTCGTCCCGCAAAATGGCGCCGGTCACGTCACGGATCCACCGGCGCGCCATCACCATGCGCCCTGAAGCCGACAAGTGGCCGAAATGCGAGTTCTTGCGCGTGTACTCGACCTGCACCACCATGGCCTCATGCCTGGGAAGACGCTGATACAGGGCGTCGACCGCGCGCGCATGATCCATGTTGATTGGTCGGTAGTCGTCTTCCCATGGCACGTACCGCTCCATGTTGCCCACCGTCCCCCCGGACCAGCACCAGCGAGCCCAGTTCCAGAGCAAATCATCGCCGCTCAGTTTTTGCATGGCCGCCCTCCCCAAATAATGCTTTCAATCCCTCTCGCGCACGCTCCCGTTTAGCTTCCGGCTGCCGCGCTTGGTGCTCTTGCCGCTTCCTGCGCACGAAATCCACGTGCTTGGACGGGTCTTGGTACATCCAGCTTGGGTATGACATATCAAACCTCCCGCACAGAAATGCCGTGGACCTGGAGCATGAGCTTGCGCTTCACGATGTAGTCCCGCGTGCGCATGCCCTTGGCATCCTCGATTACGGTCTGGCCGGTGGCCGTGTCCGTATACCGGAAGTCAGCCACGTACTCACAGGCCCACTCGGGCTTCCCATCGTCGCGGCGCTGCTTGGGTATCAGTTCAAACCGAGGCTGCAGTTCCAAGTCAGTGATCTGCCCTGCCCGCTCCAGCAGCTTGAGCTCGCCGTACCGGTAGGCTTCCCGTTTTGAGTCAAAAGCGTAGCCGTCCAGCACGACCTTGCGGTTTCCGTACTTGCGCTTCATGCCTGCAGCCTCCGCGGTGAGCTGGGGGCCAATGCCTCCTGCATTTCTCTGTCGCTGAGCTGCTGGAACCCGATGCGCTGCGTGTCGGAGCCGTTCTGCAGCACTAGCTTGGCGCGCACAGCATCACCGATCAGCACTGGTGGCTCTACCGGCTGGCCGGCCTGGCTGTTCTGCGCTTCGGCAATGCCGGGCAACCAACGGGGATACTCCAGGCTGGGGCGTGTCGCATAGGCGCGGTAGCGGTTCTCGAACTCACGCGCCACGAATGGCCACTCATCCTCTTTTTTCGTGCCCAGCGCGATCCACCCACCCATGTCCTGCAGCACCAGCAGGATGATCGGATCGTCAAATGTCACGCTGCGGTATGTGCCGACTGCGCGCACGGCTTTATCCACTTTGGCCCAGGCCACTAGGGCGCTATCTTGAGTCGAGCCACGCAACAGCTTCACAATGTCCGAAGGCTTCGGCACATACTGGCCGTTGTCCGGGTTCACGCAATGCCGGTTTATGGCTTCGTTCACGGCAGGGTAATCAAAGGGTTTCATGGCTTCCCACCAGACGTTCAACGCAAAGCGCGATGTGTCCCTGTGGTAGAAGGCATAAACGTCGGCCATAAGGCCAAAGAACTGCTGTTTTTCAGTGTCGTGCATCTCAGGCCTCCATCGCGGCACGGCGCGCAATTTCTCGGTTTCGGGCCTCTAGGGCCTCCTGGCGGTTCAATCCTCCGGAGTGCGCAGAGGGCCCTTGTCCGGTGTTGCTTTCCTTGATGCCAAAAAGCCCAGTCCAACCACGCTCAATGCTCTGTTCGATGGCGGCTGTCGGGTCCTGCCCTGCGGCATGTAGCTTGCCGAGTGTTCGCAGAGAAAGCCGTTTGGCTGCCTCCGTCCAAGCCTTACCGGATTTTTCTTTTCGGAATTCATCCCACATCGACCACGCATCAGAATCCAGCCAATCGGGCAAAACCAAGGCGTCAGCCTTTGGTGGTTTATGACGGTTACTTGATGGTTCTATGGTGGTTATATGCGGGTGCAACGGGTTGCACCCTTTCATGTCGCCGTTTGCACCCTTTGTGTCGTCAGATGCGCCCTTTATGTCGTGGATTGCACCCTTTTCAGGTGGATTAATGGGCGCAAAATTTGCACTGTTTTTTTCATCAGAAATGGGTGCAATTTCTGCACCGTTTTCTTGGCCCGGCAGTTCGCCACCTTTAATCCAATCAAGGTTGATTCGATACTCGCGGGACTGGCCGCGTCCACCATGCCCGCTATTAACCAAAATTAGCCAGCAAGACTCTTCCATCCTGCGTAACTGATACTGGACCGTGCGACGCGACTGGCGCGTCTTGATCATCAAATGCTCAATGGACGGGAAAACCTTGCATCCGTCATCATCAGCGTGGTCGGCCAGCGCCAGGGCGAGAATCATCTCACCGCCACCGACCGGATACCGTTCAAATACGGCCGTCATTACCTTGACGCTCATACAAACTCCTTATCCCGCACTGGTCGCCAAGCAGCGAACGCACGCTCCCAGATCGTTTTCTTTTCATCGCGAGTAAATCGCCGTCCTTGATCTAGCTCTGCGTGGCAGGCGTGGCAGCCAGGGACGGTATAAAAATCAGGGGCTTTCAATCCGCCTGCCTTGTCGTACTCCAACCAGTTGGGGTGACACGGGACCACAGTCGGATCGTCGGGATAGCTGCGACACAGCCCGGGAATCTGCAAATAACATGGATGGCCACGCACGGAATTGCGCAGCTTGGCATCGTGCCGGCCGGGCCGTTTCTTGGGTGCCCGCTTTTTCCAGGCCGTGGCCTTGATCGGTTTGTAAGTACGCAGCGGACCGCCAGCGCGCAGTGTGCTGTTCCAGGCGGTCTTCATTGGTCTTGCTCCGGAAAAGCCAGGTACACACCGCGATCGCGAAAGTCTGTCTGCACAGCCTCGGCATACGCGCTCAATTGCTTGCGGCTCATGAGCGATGTCACCGGCAAATACTTCATCATCAGCAGCTTTTCTTCGTAGCTGCGGCCTTTGATGATCGAGTCGTACATGCCCTGAAACTCAGCGTCTTCAGCCCGCAAGATCGGCACGCCGTGATGCAGCTTGCAGTAACACCGCCAGCCCAGCGCATCGTCCTCGGGCAGTTCCCGGGCTATTTGCCCATACCAGACATGGGTGATGTCGTTCTGAGGCAAAGTGCGGGCCTTGCCGGTCTTGATTGAAATGCGCAGGTATCGGTGAGCCTGGTACTGGCTACGCAGGTCACCCATGAAGCGCTGCAGGGATTCGTCGCTGTTCACGATTTGCATATCAGCCCCCTGCGTGCTTGCGTTGTGCAATCTGCTCTTCCAGCGCCGAGCGGGCGGCCTTCTGAGTGCCGATGGAGTCCGAAAGCTCTTTATGTGCTGTCTCCATCGCATCCAGGCTACTGTCCTGGGAAAGACTGAGCACCGCAGCCATCGCCTCAGAGCCTTCCTTATTGATCGCCTTCACGCGGTCCACCACATCGAACTCTTGCCCGAAGCAGAAAATGAACTTGCGCGCGGAGAAACCTAGCGGACGCAGCATTTCATTCACGTAGGCGTAGCGCAGGTCTTCGGGCATGGCCAGCAGGATGGACTGCTCGAAGTTCGCTGGCATGTAGTTGTTGTCTTTGGTCTGGTCATCGAGCCAGCGGAAGATTCGGTCAGCCGCATTCTTGGCCAGCGTGAACGTGTCACCGGCCGTTTCAAAACGGATTTTGCTGCTGGCCTCCAGGCCGAGCCGTTGATGGGTCTCCACGATGGCCAGCGCCACTGCCTCGCGGCTGCCGGCACGCGCGCGCCATTGATCGACGTAGTGCAGCAAGGTCTTCAGCTTGGATTTGTGCGATTCGTTTCGCATGATTGATCTGTCCCGCTTTCGTAAAGTAGCCCCTGAGACCATTGCAATCCTCGGGAACTACGTATGGATAAGAATCTGAGTGGGCCGGACACTACCGGCATGGATGAAGAAATCGACTTAGAGCGCCTGGAGCTGCTGGACCGTGCCGAAGAGCTGGCCAGGCAAATGTTTGAATACCCAACAGAGACCCATGTAGAGGGTGTGCTGGACAGGCTGCTGTGGAATGAGCTTCACGGCTTGGGCGAGGCCGGGGCAGCGACGCTGCACTAGGCGTCGGTTGGGCCGATAGGGATCGGCTCTCTTTTCTCTGGATCACACATTTGCGCGCTCCTTTATTGATTTCCAAGTAGTAGGCCATTGCTTTGGGTTCTGCTTGGCGACAGCCGCAATCACTCGGTCTGCAATTCGCGGGGGAAGGTCTTCAGGCCATTGGGTTACTGCCTGCGGCATGATCCCGATGGCTGAAGCGGCGGAGCTGACGGTGCCGCCTAGTAGTTGAATGGCATGTTTTTTCTTCATGAGCAAATGTTAGCGTGCTTACGCAAGCATTGCAAGCACGCTTTTCACAAAATAGAGTGTAATTGCGCTTACATATGAGCGAACTTAAAGAAAGAATCGAAGAGGTAAAGGCCTCAATGAACTGGAACGACACCCAGATGGCAAATGCCGCTGGCGTGAGTCGATCAGCCGTGTCTCAGTGGGCTGGAAAAGGAAGCAAAATCATCCACACGATTGGCGATGTGGAGGTTGCGCTAAACCTTGAGCGCGCCACGGGATACAGCGCTCTCTGGATAGCCAAGGGCGTAGGCCACAAGAAGATGAAAGACCGTCTTTCCGCTGAGTCTTGGCCCTTCATCTCTATAGATGATCAGAAAGTTCGCGCGCTAGCCCCTGACAGAGAACGCATGCAGCTTGAGGCTGCCATCCTCCTATCAGCAGCCCAGCTCGGCCTGGACGTAAAGAAGGACTAGGGTACGTAAGATGGCTGAAAACGTGACCCGACCCAGGGAGGCTGTACGCAAGGACTGAAACACCAAAAGCATGGTGGTTTTAGTAAGACAAACTCAGCGGGTTATTCAACCAATTCTTTACCAATTAGGTAAAAAACACTAAAATGGAACAGAGTTGAGGATCGGATTTAACGACGAAAAGGTCCGCAAAATCTGCGAACAGCATGCGGTTGCAGTCAAAAAGCTTGGGGATATCTGTGCACGAAAGCTCCAGATGCGACTAGCTGAACTGGAGGCGGCTTCGTGCGTCAAGAGTCTAGTAGCAGGAAATCCTCATCCACTGACCGGCGACCGAGCCGGTGAGTTTGCTGTCGACTTGTACCGCGGCTTCCGTCTCACCTTTACTCCCGGAAATGATCCTTGTCCTATAAAAGCAGACGGGGGAATTGACTGGGATGAAGTGACTATTATTAGTATTGAATACATTGGGGACTATCATGACTGAACTGAGTGCTCCTTTTGCGCCAGATTGGGTTATCCCCCCTGGTGCATCAATCTTAGATCTAGCTGAAGAAAAGGGCTGGACGCAAAGCGAGCTCGCCAAACGCATTGGTTTTAGCGAAAAACATATTAGCCAGCTCATAAACGGCAAGGTGCCAGTCACCACCGACGCAGCCAATCGTCTTGAGAAGGTGCTGGGCAGCTCTGTCGATTTTTGGCTGACACTTGAAGCAAACTACCAAAAACATAAGGCCCGCTTAGACTCTATGGCGCGCTGTGCCAGCTGGATCGGATGGCTCGATGAATTGCCTATTAAAGACCTCATGAGCTACGGCGCAATCATGAAGCGCCGCCTAACTCAAGCGGTAAAGCCAGATGTTGTCAGCGATTGCTTGCGTTTTTTTGGCGTAGCCTCGCCAGATGAATGGCGCGCTCATTATGGAGGTATGGAAGTCTCGTTCCGACGTAGCCGTGATGAGCAGTGTGATGTTGGGGCGATCTCTGCTTGGCTTCGCTTGGGTGAAGAGCAAGCCGAAAAATACGAAGGCCCTAAGTACGATAGAGCAAAGTTTGAAGATGCTTTGCATGAAATTCGTCGCCTAACTTGTGAGCAGCCTGAAGGGTTTGAGCCGCAAATGCGACGCTTGCTTTATAATGCAGGCGTTATATTTGTGCTTGTTCCATCCATTCCTCGAGCGCATGTCAGCGGTGTTGCGCGTTGGCTTGGCCCTAGCCGACCGGTCATCCAGATGTCGCTTTATGGGAAAAGTAACGATAAGTTCTGGTTCACTTTTTTTCATGAGGCAGCCCACATCCTGCTGCACGCTAGCACTCCAGAAGAAAAGAAATCAATTTTCCTGGACGACCCGAATGCCGCTCGTTCAACGGCGACATATGAACACGAAGCTAACACATGGGCTGCTAATTGGCTGATTCCCGAGTCGGAAACCCAATCGCTGCACGGGCTTCGCAATAAAGCTGCTGTGATAAGCTTTGCCGCTAGAATCGGGGTGCACCCAGGAATCGTAGTTGGACGCCTTCAGCACGAAGGGATCATTGAACAGTCATGGTTTAACGATCTGAAGTCACGCTTTCAACTTAAGTGATACTCACACACACCAAAGCCCCTCTCCGGGGCTTTTTCTTTGCCTATAGCTTTCGTCATCTTCCTCCCCCACCGTCTCTCTCATATCTCCCAGCCGCCGGTAATCGCCACTGAGAGTTAGCCCAAGCCGCATAAACAAAGGCTTCCGGGCAATCTGAACGTCGAGGCTCAGTCCAACTCTTGACTCAAAATACTGTATGGATATACAGTATAACTACTTCCCCTGCCCCGCCATATTGATGCGCTCTATGCAGCCTTTTGCTGTACAGGCCGCACGTCTAAAACGCCTACAGGAATTAGAAAAGCACCGCGATATGACGAGTAACCAGAACACTAAGCCCCCGGCTGACCTTTCATTCTTGATGCGAGCGGCAGCTGAAAGACTGGAAGAAAGCTGTGCGGTTATTGATGCCGCTGAAGCCGCCTGGATGTCTCCTGCACTGCCCGAT encodes:
- a CDS encoding phosphoadenosine phosphosulfate reductase produces the protein MSSHVLSGADTIREIRSRQSQTLLAFSLGKDAVAAWLRIRPHFDRVIPVYMYLVPGLGFVQESIDYYEQFFGERIIQMPHPSLHRWLNEHIFRPPEQCVVVEQAGLPDHTYEQVFQVVRQDHGLPADMLYATGVRAADSPMRLVAIKTHGPISQNGLKYHPVWDWRKSDLLREFRHAGVKLAPDYRVFGRTFDGMDVRFLGPMKRHFPRDYQRVLEMFPLAELELFRFERLAA
- a CDS encoding DUF1064 domain-containing protein — protein: MKRKYGNRKVVLDGYAFDSKREAYRYGELKLLERAGQITDLELQPRFELIPKQRRDDGKPEWACEYVADFRYTDTATGQTVIEDAKGMRTRDYIVKRKLMLQVHGISVREV
- a CDS encoding DUF6475 domain-containing protein; the protein is MHDTEKQQFFGLMADVYAFYHRDTSRFALNVWWEAMKPFDYPAVNEAINRHCVNPDNGQYVPKPSDIVKLLRGSTQDSALVAWAKVDKAVRAVGTYRSVTFDDPIILLVLQDMGGWIALGTKKEDEWPFVAREFENRYRAYATRPSLEYPRWLPGIAEAQNSQAGQPVEPPVLIGDAVRAKLVLQNGSDTQRIGFQQLSDREMQEALAPSSPRRLQA
- a CDS encoding helix-turn-helix domain-containing protein gives rise to the protein MSVKVMTAVFERYPVGGGEMILALALADHADDDGCKVFPSIEHLMIKTRQSRRTVQYQLRRMEESCWLILVNSGHGGRGQSREYRINLDWIKGGELPGQENGAEIAPISDEKNSANFAPINPPEKGAIHDIKGASDDTKGANGDMKGCNPLHPHITTIEPSSNRHKPPKADALVLPDWLDSDAWSMWDEFRKEKSGKAWTEAAKRLSLRTLGKLHAAGQDPTAAIEQSIERGWTGLFGIKESNTGQGPSAHSGGLNRQEALEARNREIARRAAMEA
- a CDS encoding nuclease domain-containing protein, whose protein sequence is MKTAWNSTLRAGGPLRTYKPIKATAWKKRAPKKRPGRHDAKLRNSVRGHPCYLQIPGLCRSYPDDPTVVPCHPNWLEYDKAGGLKAPDFYTVPGCHACHAELDQGRRFTRDEKKTIWERAFAAWRPVRDKEFV
- a CDS encoding Cro/CI family transcriptional regulator, translating into MKKKHAIQLLGGTVSSAASAIGIMPQAVTQWPEDLPPRIADRVIAAVAKQNPKQWPTTWKSIKERANV
- a CDS encoding helix-turn-helix domain-containing protein, which gives rise to MTELSAPFAPDWVIPPGASILDLAEEKGWTQSELAKRIGFSEKHISQLINGKVPVTTDAANRLEKVLGSSVDFWLTLEANYQKHKARLDSMARCASWIGWLDELPIKDLMSYGAIMKRRLTQAVKPDVVSDCLRFFGVASPDEWRAHYGGMEVSFRRSRDEQCDVGAISAWLRLGEEQAEKYEGPKYDRAKFEDALHEIRRLTCEQPEGFEPQMRRLLYNAGVIFVLVPSIPRAHVSGVARWLGPSRPVIQMSLYGKSNDKFWFTFFHEAAHILLHASTPEEKKSIFLDDPNAARSTATYEHEANTWAANWLIPESETQSLHGLRNKAAVISFAARIGVHPGIVVGRLQHEGIIEQSWFNDLKSRFQLK